In a single window of the Botrytis cinerea B05.10 chromosome 10, complete sequence genome:
- the Bcmrl1 gene encoding Bcmrl1 codes for MRFTSLPSALLLGLALHIGVEGAGLEDKKPKPVDPCTISSTTGSFFDLRPLSIQAPEEGKKPAKNAKTDSWHARGYDYKGNFTLNVCAPVVEEVKDFVGVDKSHWQNVSAFYEYDGKKYSVGQQSGNLTLRGRKLVVEYTNGSPCEGKNKKRSWDDDKSIRRKSSIISFHCEKDPLATASASYVGTDPEECAYFFEVRSQAACGGSEPAKQTVGPGAVFAIIGVIAILVYFLGGVFYQRNVAHARGWRQLPNYSFWASIGDFIKVSCKKCLMRSAPQLFPRVASVRDGSSILPTMEVRGISNRRSQKSYIRSE; via the exons ATGCGATTCACATCTTTACCCTCGGCCCTCCTGCTTGGACTCGCCTTGCACATTGGAGTAGAAGGTGCAGGCTTGGAGGACAAGAAACCTAAGCCTGTAGACCCATGTACTATTTCTTCGACGACAGGGTCTTTCTTTGATCTGAGACCATTATCGATACAAGCTCcagaagaagggaagaaacCTGCCAAAAATGCGAAGACGGACAGTTGGCATGCAAGAGGGTATGATTACAAAGGAAATTTCACACTGAATGTGTGTGCGCCAGTAGTAGAAGAGGTGAAGGATTTTGTTGGAGTAGACAAAAGCCATTGGCAGAATGTGAGCGCTTTTTATGAATATGACGGAAAGAAGTATTCCGTAGG ACAACAATCGGGAAACTTAACACTCCGCGGGAGAAAGCTTGTTGTAGAGTATACAAATGGATCACCATGTGAaggaaagaacaaaaaaagaagctGGGACGATGATAAATCCATACGCCGGAAATCTAGCataatttctttccattgcGAGAAAGATCCCCTCGCTACTGCATCCGCCTCATACGTAGGAACCGATCCAGAAGAATGCGCCTATTTCTTCGAAGTGCGCTCACAAGCTGCTTGCGGAGGCTCGGAACCTGCCAAACAGACTGTGGGTCCGGGTGCTGTCTTCGCTATCATAGGAGTTATTGCTATACTGGTATATTTCCTCGGTGGTGTTTTCTATCAACGAAATGTCGCACATGCAAGAGGGTGGAGGCAATTGCCCAATTATAGTTTCTGGGCTAGCATAGGAGATTTCATAAAGGTGAGCTGCAAAAAATGTCTTATGAGATCAGCACCACAACTCTTTCCCCGTGTAGCGTCCGTTCGGGATGGCTCGTCGATATTGCCGACGATGGAGGTGAGGGGAATATCGAATCGCAGGTCACAGAAGTCGTATATACGTTCCGAGTAA
- the Bcmrl1 gene encoding Bcmrl1: MRFTSLPSALLLGLALHIGVEGAGLEDKKPKPVDPCTISSTTGSFFDLRPLSIQAPEEGKKPAKNAKTDSWHARGYDYKGNFTLNVCAPVVEEVKDFVGVDKSHWQNVSAFYEYDGKKYSVGQQSGNLTLRGRKLVVEYTNGSPCEGKNKKRSWDDDKSIRRKSSIISFHCEKDPLATASASYVGTDPEECAYFFEVRSQAACGGSEPAKQTVGPGAVFAIIGVIAILVYFLGGVFYQRNVAHARGWRQLPNYSFWASIGDFIKDVFIIATSSCSRCLPTHRGYNTLSISANGNSGDGSNGRGSGRDRGVSANESGRRNSGSEDENRLIDQLDEEWDD; this comes from the exons ATGCGATTCACATCTTTACCCTCGGCCCTCCTGCTTGGACTCGCCTTGCACATTGGAGTAGAAGGTGCAGGCTTGGAGGACAAGAAACCTAAGCCTGTAGACCCATGTACTATTTCTTCGACGACAGGGTCTTTCTTTGATCTGAGACCATTATCGATACAAGCTCcagaagaagggaagaaacCTGCCAAAAATGCGAAGACGGACAGTTGGCATGCAAGAGGGTATGATTACAAAGGAAATTTCACACTGAATGTGTGTGCGCCAGTAGTAGAAGAGGTGAAGGATTTTGTTGGAGTAGACAAAAGCCATTGGCAGAATGTGAGCGCTTTTTATGAATATGACGGAAAGAAGTATTCCGTAGG ACAACAATCGGGAAACTTAACACTCCGCGGGAGAAAGCTTGTTGTAGAGTATACAAATGGATCACCATGTGAaggaaagaacaaaaaaagaagctGGGACGATGATAAATCCATACGCCGGAAATCTAGCataatttctttccattgcGAGAAAGATCCCCTCGCTACTGCATCCGCCTCATACGTAGGAACCGATCCAGAAGAATGCGCCTATTTCTTCGAAGTGCGCTCACAAGCTGCTTGCGGAGGCTCGGAACCTGCCAAACAGACTGTGGGTCCGGGTGCTGTCTTCGCTATCATAGGAGTTATTGCTATACTGGTATATTTCCTCGGTGGTGTTTTCTATCAACGAAATGTCGCACATGCAAGAGGGTGGAGGCAATTGCCCAATTATAGTTTCTGGGCTAGCATAGGAGATTTCATAAAG GACGTTTTCATCATCGCTACTTCATCATGCTCAAGATGTTTACCGACTCACAGGGGATATAATACCTTGAGTATCTCTGCAAATGGAAATTCTGGAGATGGAAGCAATGGTAGAGGAAGTGGGAGGGATAGAGGCGTTAGCGCAAATgaaagtggaagaagaaattctgGCAGTGAGGATGAAAATCGTTTAATTGATCAGTTGGATGAGGAGTGGGATGATTAG